A single genomic interval of Daucus carota subsp. sativus chromosome 1, DH1 v3.0, whole genome shotgun sequence harbors:
- the LOC108204907 gene encoding dihydroceramide fatty acyl 2-hydroxylase FAH2 encodes MVAKDYTVDLNKPLVAQVGHLGESYQEWVHKPIVTKEGPRFFENDVMEFLTLNDWWVIPLIWFPVVCYFEFKSFRMGHDFPQIALMVVCGILIWTLMEYTLHRFLFHIKTKGYWTNTLHYLLHGCHHKHPQDALRLVFPPAAAAILLVPLYNLVKLAATPSTTPGLVGGILFGYVCYDMTHYYLHHGQPTSKVPRYLKRYHLNHHFRIQTMGFGITSSFWDRVFGTLPETKSAAKSR; translated from the exons ATGGTAGCTAAAGACTATACTGTTGACTTGAATAAACCTCTTGTTGCTCAG GTTGGGCATCTTGGAGAATCTTATCAGGAATGGGTTCACAAGCCCATTGTTACAAAGGAAGGTCCTCGGTTTTTTGAGAATGATGTCATGGAG TTTCTCACACTGAATGATTGGTGGGTGATCCCTCTCATTTGGTTCCCAGTTGTATGTTATTTTGAATTCAAGTCTTTCCGGATGGGCCATGACTTTCCCCAAATTGCCCTAATGGTTGTGTGTGGCATTTTAATATGGACATTAATGGAATACACTTTGCATCGCTTCCTCTTTCACATTAAGACCAAGGGTTACTG GACGAATACCTTACATTATCTTCTGCATGGTTGCCATCATAAGCATCCTCAGGATGCCCTGCGACTTGTTTTTCCTCCTGCTGCTGCAGCTATTCTCTTGGTGCCG TTGTATAATCTGGTAAAACTTGCAGCTACACCTTCTACTACTCCGGGTTTGGTTGGAGGTATTTTATTTGGGTATGTATGTTATGATATGACCCATTATTACCTGCACCATGGACAGCCAACAAGTAAAGTACCAAGATACCTCAAG AGATATCACTTGAACCACCACTTCCGTATTCAAACGATGGGGTTTGGTATAACTTCCTCATTTTGGGATAGAGTATTCGGGACACTACCAGAAACAAAATCAGCTGCAAAGAGTAGATAA
- the LOC108194898 gene encoding B3 domain-containing transcription factor VRN1 isoform X2: MKLEMPCSDWSDSPPKPQHFFKIILSDTESQTKLMIPRKFVRKHGNKLGSRISLKAPNGLVWKVNLERDENEVWLQDGWPQFAKFYSIQFGHLLFFKYRGHCDFKVRIFDPSCTEINYPSSKSAKLKSGESSKKRKRAIETDHLMLKLQKEKNCPQEIEEARARALASAEAFKSDNPVFLRVMKISHVDGKRRGLVLSKAFEETYKKWKDNDQVHLQVAGRIWPVNCIMKWNRCRLGSGWDRFAQDNSLSVGDVCVFELINTCTKLLEVHIFSAAEETNENTRLPRVKREAKEAKVPASVDAFTSRYPFFRINVYPSSLSGGSLGLPQKFVKRFITKDSCNVTLRISDGREWSVRCGVYNSCTKFSVGWKIFAQANRLAAGDVCIFELINFSEKLLNVVIFREVAECCHQC; this comes from the exons ATGAAGCTTGAAATGCCATGTTCTGATTGGTCTGATTCCCCGCCCAAGCCACAACACTTCTTCAAGATCATTCTCTCTGATACTGAATCGCAAACTAaactt ATGATTCCAAGAAAATTCGTTCGGAAACACGGGAACAAACTAGGTTCCCGTATTTCCTTGAAGGCTCCAAATGGTTTAGTTTGGAAGGTGAATTTGGAGAGAGATGAGAATGAGGTTTGGCTACAAGATGGTTGGCCACAGTTTGCGAAATTTTACTCTATACAATTTGGACACCTGCTGTTTTTTAAATATCGGGGACATTGCGATTTTAAAGTGCGTATATTTGATCCGAGTTGCACGGAGATAAACTATCCATCATCCAAAAGTGCAAAGCTTAAAAGCGGGGAATCAAgcaagaaaaggaaaagagcaATTGAAACTGACCATTTGATGCTGAAATTGCAGAAAGAAAAAA ATTGTCCGCAGGAAATTGAAGAAGCCAGAGCCAGAGCACTTGCCTCAGCTGAAGCTTTTAAATCTGACAACCCCGTTTTTCTCAGGGTCATGAAAATATCACATGTAGATGGGAAAAGGCGCGGCTTG GTTCTAAGTAAGGCCTTTGAAGAGACTTATAAAAAGTGGAAGGACAATGACCAGGTTCATCTTCAAGTTGCAGGAAGGATTTGGCCGGTTAATTGCATTATGAAGTGGAACCGGTGTAGGCTAGGTTCTGGGTGGGACAGATTTGCACAAGACAATTCGTTGTCTGTAGGCGACGTTTGTGTTTTTGAACTGATAAACACCTGTACTAAATTGCTAGAGGTCCACATATTTTCAGCGGCAGAAGAAACAAACG AAAATACGAGACTGCCAAGGGTTAAAAGGGAAGCTAAGGAAGCTAAAGTGCCTGCATCAGTCGATGCTTTCACATCCAGATACCCTTTCTTCAGAATCAATGTATACCCATCTTCCTTGTCTGGTGGATCCCTG GGTTTGCCGCAAAAGTTTGTAAAGAGATTTATAACTAAAGACAGTTGCAATGTTACCCTTCGAATATCGGATGGAAGAGAGTGGTCAGTTAGGTGCGGTGTTTACAACTCCTGTACCAAATTTAGTGTTGGTTGGAAAATATTTGCACAAGCAAATCGCTTGGCTGCAGGTGATGTTTGTATCTTTGAGCTGATCAATTTCTCCGAGAAGTTGCTGAATGTTGTCATCTTCCGAGAAGTTGCTGAATGTTGTCATCAATGTTAA
- the LOC108194898 gene encoding B3 domain-containing transcription factor VRN1 isoform X1 yields the protein MKLEMPCSDWSDSPPKPQHFFKIILSDTESQTKLMIPRKFVRKHGNKLGSRISLKAPNGLVWKVNLERDENEVWLQDGWPQFAKFYSIQFGHLLFFKYRGHCDFKVRIFDPSCTEINYPSSKSAKLKSGESSKKRKRAIETDHLMLKLQKEKRDCPQEIEEARARALASAEAFKSDNPVFLRVMKISHVDGKRRGLVLSKAFEETYKKWKDNDQVHLQVAGRIWPVNCIMKWNRCRLGSGWDRFAQDNSLSVGDVCVFELINTCTKLLEVHIFSAAEETNENTRLPRVKREAKEAKVPASVDAFTSRYPFFRINVYPSSLSGGSLGLPQKFVKRFITKDSCNVTLRISDGREWSVRCGVYNSCTKFSVGWKIFAQANRLAAGDVCIFELINFSEKLLNVVIFREVAECCHQC from the exons ATGAAGCTTGAAATGCCATGTTCTGATTGGTCTGATTCCCCGCCCAAGCCACAACACTTCTTCAAGATCATTCTCTCTGATACTGAATCGCAAACTAaactt ATGATTCCAAGAAAATTCGTTCGGAAACACGGGAACAAACTAGGTTCCCGTATTTCCTTGAAGGCTCCAAATGGTTTAGTTTGGAAGGTGAATTTGGAGAGAGATGAGAATGAGGTTTGGCTACAAGATGGTTGGCCACAGTTTGCGAAATTTTACTCTATACAATTTGGACACCTGCTGTTTTTTAAATATCGGGGACATTGCGATTTTAAAGTGCGTATATTTGATCCGAGTTGCACGGAGATAAACTATCCATCATCCAAAAGTGCAAAGCTTAAAAGCGGGGAATCAAgcaagaaaaggaaaagagcaATTGAAACTGACCATTTGATGCTGAAATTGCAGAAAGAAAAAA GAGATTGTCCGCAGGAAATTGAAGAAGCCAGAGCCAGAGCACTTGCCTCAGCTGAAGCTTTTAAATCTGACAACCCCGTTTTTCTCAGGGTCATGAAAATATCACATGTAGATGGGAAAAGGCGCGGCTTG GTTCTAAGTAAGGCCTTTGAAGAGACTTATAAAAAGTGGAAGGACAATGACCAGGTTCATCTTCAAGTTGCAGGAAGGATTTGGCCGGTTAATTGCATTATGAAGTGGAACCGGTGTAGGCTAGGTTCTGGGTGGGACAGATTTGCACAAGACAATTCGTTGTCTGTAGGCGACGTTTGTGTTTTTGAACTGATAAACACCTGTACTAAATTGCTAGAGGTCCACATATTTTCAGCGGCAGAAGAAACAAACG AAAATACGAGACTGCCAAGGGTTAAAAGGGAAGCTAAGGAAGCTAAAGTGCCTGCATCAGTCGATGCTTTCACATCCAGATACCCTTTCTTCAGAATCAATGTATACCCATCTTCCTTGTCTGGTGGATCCCTG GGTTTGCCGCAAAAGTTTGTAAAGAGATTTATAACTAAAGACAGTTGCAATGTTACCCTTCGAATATCGGATGGAAGAGAGTGGTCAGTTAGGTGCGGTGTTTACAACTCCTGTACCAAATTTAGTGTTGGTTGGAAAATATTTGCACAAGCAAATCGCTTGGCTGCAGGTGATGTTTGTATCTTTGAGCTGATCAATTTCTCCGAGAAGTTGCTGAATGTTGTCATCTTCCGAGAAGTTGCTGAATGTTGTCATCAATGTTAA
- the LOC108223601 gene encoding B3 domain-containing transcription factor VRN1-like, which yields MAKPSSFFKIIVSNGDQHPKLMIPKKFASIHGKNLDDKISLKVPGGSVWPIKLKRHKNKVWLQKGWPEFAEHYSIGFGYLLVFEYQGDSKFQVLVFDPSGLETDYPLTSTTENRNVVRLGRAKKRVVDSDDSTSVDVVRPCKRTTASSSCKAGEDGPKVKQEKAERNGVALASAKAFKSKNPSFIHVMKSSNVVGAWPNVYITNTFKEAYKKWKNNDKVILRVENRRWTVYCSVNSNQCRFGRKWGKFARENSLNVDDVCVFELINPSRKLLQVLIFREEETSYNRVALYTPLIHSKSQIFSPEVELDMASFNWSNSPAKSIRFFKIVLTDIGSHTKLMIPRKFERLFEKNLDNRIQLSVPSGSVWSIDLEKQQDKVWLQNGWPEFAKFYSIGFGYLLVFEYQEDSKFKVLIFDPSASEIDYPANCSTTLEFVKSTKVEKKRENEFNISDDSDEISPRKRTRASYSCIANSNGKSACNVKKDPALAAAKDFKSEKPYFIVSMTPSHIKGSSGMHITKTFEEVYKKWMKNVEVILEVGGKTWPVFSYFNLSNDRCAFRHGWADFARDNSLKVGDVCVFELINPSKKLLKVHISNNM from the exons ATGGCCAAACCATCCAGCTTTTTTAAGATCATAGTCTCGAACGGTGACCAACATCCTAAGCTT ATGATTCCGAAAAAATTTGCAAGTATACACGGCAAGAACCTGGATGACAAAATTTCCTTGAAGGTTCCAGGTGGTTCAGTTTGGCcgattaaattaaaaagacacAAGAACAAGGTTTGGCTACAGAAAGGTTGGCCAGAATTTGCAGAACATTATTCGATAGGTTTTGGTTATCTGTTGGTTTTTGAATATCAGGGTGACTCTAAATTTCAAGTTCTTGTATTTGACCCAAGTGGTTTAGAGACAGACTATCCACTAACTAGTACTACTGAGAATCGTAATGTTGTTAGATTAGGCCGAGCTAAGAAGAGAGTAGTTGATAGCGATGATTCAACTAGTGTCGATGTGGTTAGGCCCTGTAAGAGGACAACAGCAAGCTCTTCTTGCAAAGCAGGCGAGGATGGACCAAAAGTTAAGCAAGAAAAAG CAGAAAGAAACGGTGTAGCTCTTGCCTCAGCTAAAGCTTTTAAATCCAAGAACCCCTCTTTCATCCATGTTATGAAATCATCGAATGTTGTTGGAGCATGGCCTAATGTG TACATAACAAATACGTTTAAGGAGGCCTATAAGAAGTGGAAGAACAACGACAAGGTTATCCTACGAGTAGAAAACAGACGGTGGACAGTATATTGCAGTGTGAATTCCAATCAGTGTAGATTTGGCCGTAAATGGGGTAAATTTGCCCGAGAAAATTCACTGAATGTAGATGATGTTTGTGTTTTTGAGTTGATCAACCCCTCAAGAAAATTGCTACAAGTCTTGATTTTCCGAGAAGAAGAAACCAGCT ATAATAGAGTG GCTTTATATACTCCACTAATCCACTCCAAATCACAAATATTTTCACCAGAAGTTGAGCTTGACATGGCCTCTTTTAATTGGTCAAATTCCCCGGCCAAATCAATACGATTTTTCAAGATTGTACTCACTGACATTGGCTCACATACTAAACTT ATGATTCCCAGAAAATTCGAAAGGCTTTTTGAGAAGAACCTTGACAATCGTATTCAGTTGAGTGTTCCAAGTGGTTCAGTTTGGTCGATTGATTTAGAAAAACAACAAGACAAGGTCTGGCTGCAAAATGGTTGGCCGGAATTTGCTAAGTTTTATTCCATAGGTTTCGGTTACCTTCTGGTTTTTGAGTACCAGGAAGATTCTAAATTTAAAGTACTTATATTTGACCCAAGCGCTTCAGAGATTGACTATCCAGCAAATTGTAGTACCACTCTTGAATTTGTGAAATCAACCAAAGTGGAGAAGAAGAGGGAAAATGAGTTTAATATTTCAGATGATTCGGATGAAATTAGCCCTCGGAAGAGAACTAGAGCAAGCTATTCTTGTATAG CAAATTCTAATGGGAAATCGGCCTGCAATGTGAAGAAGGATCCCGCGCTTGCTGCTGCTAAGGATTTTAAGTCCGAAAAGCCTTATTTCATTGTTTCTATGACACCATCACATATCAAAGGATCGTCTGGAATG CATATAACGAAGACCTTTGAAGAGGTTTATAAAAAGTGGATGAAGAATGTTGAAGTTATTTTAGAAGTTGGAGGGAAAACTTGGCCGGTGTTTAGTTATTTTAATTTGAGCAACGACCGATGTGCTTTTAGGCATGGATGGGCAGACTTTGCACGAGACAATTCGCTGAAGGTTGGCGATGTTTGTGTCTTTGAACTGATCAACCCCTCTAAAAAATTGCTTAAGGTTCATATATCAAACAATATGTGA
- the LOC108223611 gene encoding B3 domain-containing transcription factor VRN1-like, with product MDKSATEVEYPLSATSHSEETDHVTGLGKGKEVAADDIGRREDFTICLASSAQYTKTVLASAEASHQVNQKALQVTSEAEVSAKAFRSENPFFKINMRPSYVDGRCLMIPRKFVSLYKNLTDRISLKAPSGLIWSIDLERNSDEICLRNGWLEFAKFYSISFGHMLVFEYQGDSKFLVRIFDPSASEIDYPLATTKIPNSVKSRSKVKKTVIDIDDTTSSEMIRPSKKIRASSAPIAARNTGPKLQHKKAMENDEPAPASKEDKDRALASAKAFRSKNPFFIHAMKPIYVYENGSGVYIPKTFKEAYKKWKYQNQILLEAEGRIWPVTCSLYSHCNQCRIRQGWAQFARDNSLKAGDVCVFELINPSTKLLQVLIFRATKEAENLECLHHLKL from the exons ATGGACAAGAGTGCTACTGAGGTAGAGTACCCCTTGAGTGCTACTAGTCATAGTGAAGAAACTGACCATGTTACGGGCTTGGGCAAGGGAAAAGAAGTTGCTGCTGATGATATTGGAAGAAGAGAGGATTTTACAATTTGTTTGGCATCATCTGCGCAGTATACAAAAACAGTTTTGGCTTCTGCAGAAGCCAGCCATCAGGTAAACCAGAAAGCGCTGCAGGTAACAAGTGAAGCTGAAGTATCAGCTAAAGCATTCCGATCCGAAAAccccttcttcaaaatcaatatGCGTCCCTCTTATGTGGATGGAAGATGCTTG ATGATTCCGAGAAAATTTGTGAGTTTATACAAGAACCTAACGGATCGTATTTCCTTGAAGGCTCCAAGTGGTTTAATTTGGTCAATTGATTTAGAAAGAAACAGCGACGAGATCTGCTTAAGAAATGGTTGGCTAGAATTTGCGAAGTTCTATTCTATAAGTTTTGGTCATATGTTGGTATTTGAATACCAGGGAGATTCCAAGTTTCTAGTACGCATATTTGATCCAAGTGCTTCAGAGATAGACTATCCGTTAGCTACCACTAAGATTCCAAACTCTGTAAAATCGAGGTCCAAAGTGAAGAAGACAGTAATCGATATTGATGACACAACCAGTTCTGAGATGATAAGGCCTTCTAAAAAGATAAGAGCAAGCTCTGCTCCTATAGCAGCTCGCAATACTGGACCAAAATTGCAGCACAAAAAAG CAATGGAAAATGATGAGCCAGCACCGGCCAGTAAGGAGGACAAAGATAGAGCACTTGCATCAGCTAAGGCTTTCAGATCCAAGAACCCCTTTTTCATTCATGCTATGAAACCAATTTATGTATACGAGAACGGGTCTGGAGTG TATATACCAAAAACTTTTAAAGAGGCTTATAAGAAGTGGAAGTACCAAAACCAGATCCTCCTTGAAGCTGAAGGAAGAATTTGGCCAGTTACTTGTAGTTTGTACTCACATTGCAACCAGTGTAGAATTAGACAAGGCTGGGCTCAATTTGCAAGAGACAATTCACTAAAAGCAGGTGATGTTTGTGTATTCGAGCTGATCAACCCCTCTACAAAACTGTTGCAGGTGTTAATTTTTCGAGCAACAAAGGAAGCTGAAAATCTGGAGTGCTTGCATCATCTGAAGCTTTAA